Proteins encoded together in one Montipora foliosa isolate CH-2021 unplaced genomic scaffold, ASM3666993v2 scaffold_438, whole genome shotgun sequence window:
- the LOC137989069 gene encoding protein lin-28 homolog A-like yields MSGRQVSDGEDNETVVSGDGSPENRKRNWRNDGRRRKLNNETSSNRGKKKRCYNCEGFGHMAKVCPSKEGEMEKLQCYRCRGWGHKKSLCPTPRPRPQQKAAKQQEKQDEPAKGKNVFYIYNQ; encoded by the exons ATGTCAGGGAGACAAGTG TCTGATGGGGAGGACAACGAAACGG TCGTTTCTGGAGATGGTTCGCCCG AGAACagaaagagaaactggagaaatg ATGGCAGAAGGAGAAAGCTGAATAATG AAACAAGCAGCAacagaggaaagaaaaaga GATGTTACAATTGTGAGGGTTTTGGCCATATGGCCAAAGTCTGCCCAAGTAAGGAAGGAG aaatggaaaaattacaGTGTTATCGCTGTAGGGGGTGGGGGCACAAAAAGTCTTTGTGTCCCACCCCCAGGCCCAGGCCTCAGCAGAAGGCAGCCAAACAACAAG AAAAGCAAGATGAGCCCGCGAAGGGAAAAAATGTCTTTTATATCTATAATCAGTAA
- the LOC137989070 gene encoding uncharacterized protein yields MTALHPAGSDREGQSRKDLWPPPEGSADPILGDRDPLVKMLMEIAATQDGMLEDHLLLVNRVALHSCSDYCLRTPRHPEPGLQPRERVCRMQFGSEFRPGKKLQSGPEIVKDHNGAPRLEMPRDHPRLVQHSRYQLQSWRANGDVSLILSNSPPENPSTDDMIAIIDYVCGYACKDSEPTGATADLFKDMVNAVDTHDADEVSRKSMCAKMLMKTVGRRDISGPEASFELSGKALWRCSRSFTYLSMSGSRRLERDGETATCSTPLDKYLARPRQEQCSWYHFASKNGKVPVVSGGATHATWPLNEDYCRTMLLLHWPNWFDIQEVKGDAESWIDRFTDFICTAECPTFVKAQVSKARRYAEHPQEPVFEEDEDEDAAAVAEEQPDWVDVYAGENQIFEGVERDLDYDDGGEEYDWSSTCIMVPEGEDPKMWLQERIKEDEEQEMETEDLELPQVSLSSLNENQRAIVSLVLHTLYNFVENQEHYHPLRLVVSGTAGTGKSYVIRCLQRLVRQVFGSNGAIQVITPTGNAAYLVQGSTAHSFLRIPTGARSCNELTVPSGPVLEKIQNKCENLKVLVGDERSMFGRTTMGWMEQHTRYAINRGANADELWGGIPVAVFMGDDVQLPPVCDTAVYIQDCRSAPSNHGRLVWTTFDSAVELTQIVRQTESEQQLRDVLMSLRTYSTTPQQIHWLQKFQWHNLRLTHGPELLGRMDEQGLFVFPTHRLEWERNKVKLLEWNRKPNHPVARIKALDNGRHAQKADSNKAGGLLPLLYLCRDSKVMLVTNLKAAWGLYNGAVGTVVDIVYADGNRPTDDPPPLPDVVYVRFPGYKGPPYINEDSTVVPIVPVSRCTDCSCRCKRLQVPLRLAWGTTIHKCQGMTVGNGEAFRYVVIHPGKHDFEAKNPGALFVALSRAKSAGGEGRDPDFAFHEDVLLNDDRFKPVNTPTTRARAVEMERLHVLASQCRQREPLAPAYREETFLRMISLTTIIMFESGEFGDTYKGE; encoded by the exons ATGACAGCATTACACCCAGCTGGCAGTGACAGAGAAGGACAATCAAGAAAAGACCTCTGGCCACCACCTGAGGGTTCGGCTGACCCGATATTAGGTGATAGGGATCCCCTGGTGAAGATGCTCATGGAAATAGCTGCAACACAAGATGGAATGCTGGAAGATCATTTGCTCTTAGTCAACCGAGTTGCTCTGCACAGTTGTTCTGATTATTGCTTGAGGACTCCTCGTCACCCTGAGCCAGGATTGCAACCAAGGGAACGAGTATGTCGTATGCAATTTGGAAGCGAGTTTCGACCAGGGAAGAAACTGCAGAGTGGCCCAGAAATTGTGAAAGATCATAACGGAGCTCCTCGCCTTGAGATGCCACGTGACCATCCACGTCTGGTTCAGCATTCTCGCTACCAATTACAGTCTTGGAGAGCAAATGGCGATGTAAGCTTGATTCTTTCAAATTCACCCCCTGAGAATCCCAGCACTGATGACATGATAGCCATAATTGATTATGTGTGTGGCTATGCTTGTAAGGATAGTGAACCTACTGGTGCAACTGCTGATCTCTTTAAGGACATGGTAAATGCTGTTGACACACACGATGCAGACGAAGTGTCCAGGAAGTCAATGTGCGCTAAAATGCTGATGAAGACTGTGGGTAGACGAGATATCAGCGGACCTGAGGCCTCATTTGAGTTGAGTGGAAAAGCACTTTGGAGATGTAGCCGTTCATTCACATACTTGTCAATGTCAGGGTCAAGACGACTTGAACGGGATGGTGAGACTGCAACTTGCAGCACCCCTTTGGATAAATACCTTGCACGACCACGGCAAGAGCAGTGCTCGTGGTATCATTTTGCTTCCAAAAATGGTAAGGTTCCCGTTGTAAGTGGTGGTGCTACCCATGCAACCTGGCCATTGAATGAAGACTACTGTAGAACAATGCTTCTGTTGCACTGGCCAAACTGGTTTGACATCCAAGAAGTAAAAGGAGATGCTGAATCATGGATTGATCGCTTTACAGATTTTATCTGTACAGCTGAGTGCCCAACATTCGTTAAGGCACAGGTTTCTAAGGCACGGCGTTATGCAGAACATCCACAAGAACCGGTGTTTGAAGAGGACGAGGACGAAGATGCTGCTGCAGTAGCAGAAGAACAGCCAGATTGGGTGGATGTATATGCTGGGGAAAATCAGATATTTGAGGGTGTGGAGAGGGATTTGGATTATGATGATGGTGGAGAGGAGTATGACTGGAGTAGTACTTGCATTATGGTTCCTGAGGGTGAAGACCCCAAGATGTGGCTTCAAGAaaggataaaagaagatgaagaacaGGAAATGGAAACTGAAGACCTTGAATTGCCACAGGTGTCTCTGTCATCCCTAAATGAGAATCAGAGAGCCATAGTTAGTCTGGTGTTGCACACCCTCTACAACTTTGTTGAAAACCAAGAACATTACCATcctttgcgacttgttgtctcCGGAACTGCTGGAACCGGAAAGTCATATGTAATCAGGTGTCTGCAGAGGTTGGTGCGGCAAGTGTTTGGGTCCAATGGTGCAATACAGGTGATCACTCCAACGGGGAATGCTGCCTATCTCGTTCAAGGCAGTACAGCTCACAGctttttaagaatcccaacaggGGCAAGGTCTTGCAACGAGTTGACAGTGCCTTCTGGACCTGTGcttgaaaaaattcagaataagTGTGAAAATCTGAAAGTTCTGGTTGGAGATGAGCGATCAATGTTTGGCCGCACAACCATGGGCTGGATGGAACAGCATACACGTTATGCAATTAACAGAGGAGCCAATGCAGATGAGTTGTGGGGAGGTATTCCTGTAGCGGTGTTCATGGGAGATGATGTTCAACTGCCTCCTGTGTGTGACACCGCTGTGTATATTCAAGATTGTCGCAGTGCACCATCTAATCATGGTCGTTTAGTATGGACAACTTTTGATAGTGCTGTGGAGCTTACTCAGATTGTTAGACAAACTGAATCTGAACAACAGCTCAGAGATGTGTTGATGTCATTGAGAACTTACAGTACGACACCCCAGCAAATTCATTGGCTACAGAAATTTCAATGGCACAATCTCCGATTAACCCATGGTCCAGAACTCCTAGGAAGGATGGATGAACAAGGCTTGTTTGTGTTTCCAACCCATCGTCTGGAATGGGAGCGCAACAAAGTTAAGTTACTTGAGTGGAACAGAAAGCCAAACCACCCAGTGGCAAGGATAAAAGCACTTGACAATGGCAGACATGCACAGAAGGCAGACAGTAACAAAGCAGGAGGATTGCTACCACTACTGTATCTTTGCCGTGACAGCAAAGTCATGCTCGTTACAAACTTAAAGGCTGCATGGGGGTTGTACAATGGAGCAGTGGGAACAGTAGTGGACATTGTCTACGCAGATGGTAACAGACCAACAGACGATCCCCCACCATTACCTGATGTTGTGTATGTGCGTTTTCCAGGATATAAGGGTCCACCTTATATCAATGAAGATTCTACAGTGGTGCCAATTGTGCCCGTCAGTCGGTGCACTGACTGCTCATGTCGATGCAAGCGCCTTCAAGTTCCATTGAGATTGGCATGGGGAACAACAATCCACAAGTGCCAAGGGATGACTGTAGGTAATGGGGAAGCATTCAGATATGTTGTGATTCATCCTGGAAAGCACGATTTTGAAGCTAAGAATCCTGGAGCTTTATTTGTGGCATTGTCACGAGCAAAATCAGCGGGTGGAGAAGGCAGAGATCCTGATTTTGCATTTCATGAAGATGTACTGCTAAATGATGACAGATTCAAGCCTGTCAACACTCCAACCACCCGGGCAAGAGCAGTGGAGATGGAAAGGCTGCATGTATTAGCAAGTCAGTGTCGTCAGAGGGAACCTTTAGCACCAGCATATAGGGAGGAAACTTTTCTCAGAATG atATCCCtcacaacaataattatgtttgaATCTGGTGAGTTTGGAGATACCTACAAGGGTGAATGA
- the LOC137989071 gene encoding uncharacterized protein, whose protein sequence is MEISEIWTSLSAAEGNSVQCDDDHAGEEPERELVVMGNQMLSVANNLMETQQPLPQVNDSNQLEDIQLIARARAVGIQYEFAHAGVQESDDDRRKRKRRNQRRVSDGERRLCAAIGDLPPPPLAGSSQLEDEAYCAIRAFEVDQMTYRFSYCDVCKERRLEGKGTGNMCTRCRRDKKVPRVWSGENNMDPLPLPAELSGMSDAEQMLIARLAPTVHVHMLRHGGIASKGHCIAFPQAVQEPATILPRLPAEVDIIRVRRQGKDDTHKDFRVRRHRVEEALRWLKDNNPAYSDIVIDSARIRNLPEDGELPNLRTVEFSETEHVDDQGPAPQQLVAGETDGNDDSTVSGVILAEPGVNVQAEVEAALNRVVSEPREVETDQAQQGAERPVIPWPTTDTTPASEFTTPYFFTMVFPCLFPYGKGDYHINRPISCPALHEWAEHLLWYQDGRFARHKVWKFIVHNMILRKRALEQSRYFVDQQLGDPHITVADLQERLARGDTSFTNKLLYFGANLRGTAQYWHQRRRELRAFVEFMVNEKHGLPSFFMTGSCAEFYFPPLKRLLEEYILQSTGEEVNLAENSNARFKAIQENTHVVVSYFDLRTQSYHEKVLKAVFGVSD, encoded by the exons atggaaatttctgaGATATGGACAAGCTTGTCTGCTGCTGAAGGAAATTCAGTTCAGTGTGATGATGATCATGCAG GAGAAGAGCCTGAAAGAGAGCTTGTTGTAATGGGAAATCAAATGCTCTCAGTGGCAAACAACTTGATGGAGACACAGCAACCTCTCCCACAAGTTAATGACAGCAACCAATTGGAAGATATACAGCTTATTGCAAGGGCAAGAGCAGTTGGTATACAGTATGAGTTTGCACATGCTGGTGTACAAGAAAGTGATGAtgacagaagaaaaagaaagcggcGAAATCAAAGGAGAGTATCAGATGGAGAGAGAAGGTTGTGTGCAGCCATTGGTGATCTACCACCACCTCCACTTGCAGGATCAAGTCAGCTCGAGGATGAAGCATACTGTGCTATACGTGCGTTTGAGGTCGACCAGATGACATACAGGTTTAGTTATTGTGACGTTTGCAAGGAACGGCGCTTAGAGGGCAAAGGTACAGGAAACATGTGCACTCGTTGCAGAAGAGATAAGAAGGTACCAAGAGTTTGGTCTGGTGAAAACAATATGGACCCATTGCCTCTTCCTGCGGAGTTGTCTGGAATGTCAGATGCCGAGCAGATGCTGATAGCGAGGCTAGCACCTACTGTGCATGTACATATGTTGAGGCATGGAGGTATTGCTTCAAAGGGACATTGCATTGCATTCCCTCAGGCTGTGCAAGAGCCAGCAACTATTCTCCCACGCCTACCAGCTGAGGTGGATATCATACGTGTGAGAAGACAAGGAAAAGATGATACGCATAAGGACTTCAGGGTTAGAAGACATCGAGTTGAAGAAGCTCTTCGCTGGTTGAAAGACAACAATCCTGCCTATAGTGATATTGTCATTGACAGTGCCCGCATACGGAATTTACCGGAAGATGGTGAGTTGCCAAATCTGAGAACGGTtgagttttctgaaacagaacACGTGGATGACCAAGGCCCAGCTCCACAGCAATTAGTTGCTGGTGAAACAGATGGCAACGATGACTCAACAGTGTCTGGAGTGATTCTTGCTGAGCCAGGGGTGAATGTGCAAGCTGAAGTAGAAGCAGCCTTAAATCGGGTTGTGTCTGAACCGAGGGAAGTTGAGACAGACCAAGCACAACAAGGAGCGGAACGACCAGTGATCCCATGGCCCACCACTGACACAACTCCAGCATCTGAGTTCACCACCCCCTATTTTTTCACAATGGTGTTTCCTTGCTTGTTTCCCTATGGAAAGGGTGATTACCACATCAACCGTCCAATTTCATGTCCTGCGCTCCATGAGTGGGCAGAGCACTTGCTGTGGTACCAGGATGGTAGATTTGCTCGGCATAAAGTGTGGAAGTTTATTGTTCACAACATGATCTTGAGAAAGCGTGCCCTGGAGCAGAGCCGGTACTTTGTTGATCAGCAACTAGGTGACCCACACATAACTGTAGCAGACCTACAAGAGCGACTAGCAAGGGGTGATACTTCATTCACAAACAAGCTTTTGTATTTCGGTGCAAACTTGCGTGGCACAGCTCAGTACTGGCATCAAAGGCGCAGAGAGCTTCGTGCCTTTGTTGAGTTCATGGTCAATGAAAAGCATGGATTGCCTTCCTTTTTTATGACTGGAAGCTGTGCGGAGTTTTATTTTCCTCCACTGAAAAGGCTATTGGAAGAGTACATTTTACAGAGCACGGGGGAAGAAGTTAACCTTGCTGAAAATAGCAATGCCAGGTTCAAAGCTATTCAAGAGAACACCCATGTAGTGGTGAGCTACTTTGACCTACGCACCCAGTCATACCATGAAAAGGTACTGAAGGCAGTGTTTGGCGTCTCTGAT
- the LOC137989072 gene encoding octapeptide-repeat protein T2-like, giving the protein MPSNEERREKERQRKKESRQRASEAQRERERARAQEKRLHYNDEQRQKERERAQENRLNYSEEQRQKERERAQENRLNYSDAQRQKERERAQENRLNYSDEQRQKEQERAREKRRRQSEEHRKKERERCRDCRRRISDKQRKRGQETPEENEYPREAGEGE; this is encoded by the coding sequence atgccttcaaacgaggaaagaagagaaaaggaaagacagagaaaaaaagaaagcaggcAACGAGCAAGCGAGGCTCAACGTGAAAGAGAGCGAGCGAGAGCACAAGAAAAGAGACTGCATTATAATGACGAACAACGTCAGAAGGAGCGggagagagcacaagaaaacaggctgaATTATAGTGAggaacaacggcagaaggagcgggaaagagcacaagaaaacaggctcaattaCAGTGACGcacaacggcagaaggagcgggaaagagcacaagaaaacaggctcaattatagtgacgagcaacggcagaaagagcaggaaagagcacgagagaagaggcgacgacaGAGTGAGGAACaccgaaagaaagaaagagaaagatgtCGTGATTGCAGGCGGCGAATTAGTGACAAACAGCGAAAAAGGGGGCAAGAAACACCTGAAGAAAACGAATACCCAAGAGAGGCAGGGGAAGGTGAGTAA